A window from Mustelus asterias unplaced genomic scaffold, sMusAst1.hap1.1 HAP1_SCAFFOLD_1849, whole genome shotgun sequence encodes these proteins:
- the LOC144488761 gene encoding uncharacterized protein LOC144488761, with amino-acid sequence MEKPWKCADCWKGYGTPSELETHRRSHTGERPFICSPCGKGFSQVSSLQRHQRVHTGERPFTCSQCGEGFTQSSHLQTHQRVHTGERPFTCSQCGKGFTRLSSLQIHQRVHTGERPFTCSQCGKEFTHLSSLQSHQRVHTGERPFTCSQCGKGFTQSSHLQTHQRVHTGERPFTCSQCGKGFTQSSHLQTHQRVHTGERPFTCSQCGKGFTQSSSLLTHQRVHTGERPFTCSQCGKGFTQLSHLQTHQRVHTGERPFTCSQCGKGFTHLSSLRTHQRVHTGERPFTCSQCGEGFTQSSTLQKHQRVHTGERPFTCSQCGKGFIQLSSLQRHQRVHTGERPFTCSQCGKGFTQVSNLRAHQRVHTGERPFTCSQCGKGFTQLSNLQTHQRVHTGERPFTCSQCGKGFTRSSDLQAHQRVHTGERPPFTCSQCGKGFTRPSNLQTHQRVHTGERPFTCSQCRKGFTLSSHLQTHQRVHTGEKSPFTCSQCGKGFTRSSNLQTHQRVHTGERPFTCSQCGNGFTQLSSLRSHQRVHTGERPFTCSQCGKGFTRSSDLRAHQRVHTGERPFICSQCGQGFTQLSSLRTHQRVHTGERPFTCCVCGKGFTQLSNLQTHKRVHTGETPFTCSQCGQEFTQSADLQRHQRVHTGERPFTCSVCGKGFRVSSELLRHQQVHE; translated from the coding sequence atggagaaaccatggaaatgtgcggactgttgGAAGGGATACGgaaccccatcagagctggaaactcatcggcgcagccacactggagagaggccgttcatctgctctccgtgtgggaagggattcagtcaggtttccagcctgcagagacaccagcgagttcacactggagagaggccattcacctgctctcagtgtggggagggattcactcagtcatctcacctgcagacacaccagcgagttcacactggagagaggccatttacctgctctcagtgtgggaagggattcactcggttatccagcctgcagatacaccagcgagttcacactggagagaggccgttcacctgctctcagtgtgggaaggaattcactcatttatccagcctgcagtcacaccagcgagttcacactggagagaggccattcacctgctcgcagtgtgggaagggattcactcagtcatcccacctgcagacgcaccagcgagttcacactggagagaggccattcacctgctcgcagtgtgggaagggattcactcagtcatcccacctgcagacacaccagcgagttcacactggagagaggccattcacctgctcgcagtgtgggaagggattcactcagtcatccagcctgctgacacaccagcgagttcacaccggggagagaccattcacctgctctcaatgtgggaagggatttactcagttatcccacctgcagacacaccagcgagttcacactggggagaggccattcacctgctctcaatgtgggaagggattcactcatttatccagcctgcggacacaccagcgagttcacactggggagagaccattcacctgctctcagtgtggggagggattcactcagtcatccaccctgcagaaacaccagcgagttcacactggggagaggccatttacctgctctcagtgtgggaagggattcattcagttatccagcctccagagacaccagcgagttcacactggggagaggccattcacctgctctcagtgtgggaagggattcactcaggtatccaacctgcgggcacaccagcgagttcacactggggagaggccattcacctgctctcagtgtgggaagggatttactcagttatccaacctgcagacacaccagcgagttcacactggggagaggccgttcacctgctctcagtgtgggaagggattcactcggtcatccgacctgcaggcacaccagcgagttcacactggggagagacccccattcacctgctctcagtgtgggaagggattcactcggccatccaatctgcagacacaccagcgagttcacactggggagagaccgttcacctgctctcagtgtagaaagggattcactctgtcatcccacctgcagacacaccagcgagttcacactggggagaaatccccattcacctgctctcagtgtgggaagggattcactcggtcatccaatctgcagacacaccagcgagttcacactggggagaggccattcacctgctctcagtgtggaaacggattcactcagttatccagcctgcggtcacaccagcgagttcacactggggagaggccgttcacctgctctcagtgtgggaagggattcactcggtcatccgacctgcgggcacaccagcgagttcacactggagagaggccattcatctgctctcagtgtgggcagggattcactcagttatccagcctgcggacacaccagcgagttcacactggggagaggccgtttacctgctgtgtgtgtgggaagggattcactcagctatccaacctgcaaacacacaagcgagttcacacaggggagacgccgttcacctgctctcagtgtgggcaagaattcactcagtcagccgacctgcagagacaccagcgagttcacactggggagaggccgttcacctgctctgtatgtgggaagggattcagagtttcatccgagctgctgagacaccagcaagttcatgagtga
- the LOC144488767 gene encoding uncharacterized protein LOC144488767 encodes MEKPWKCGDCGKRYRAPCDLEIHRRIHTGERPFICSVCGQRFTRLYHLQRHRLVHTGERAFMCFECGNGFAHLPDLQKHQRVHTGERPFICLVCGKGFMQLSNLSKHKVTHSNERPFKCSDCGRDFKSSRELMIHQRIHTGERPFSCSHCSKRFRTSSHLRIHQRIHTGERPFTCSVCGKGFTQSSSLLNHNLTHTNERPFKCSDCGSGFKSSRELMIHQRIHTEERPFSCSHCTKRFRTSSHLRQHQ; translated from the coding sequence atggagaaaccgtggaaatgtggggactgtgggaagagatacagagccccctgtgacctggaaattcatcgacgtattcacactggggagaggccattcatctgctctgtgtgtgggcagagattcactcggttatatcatctgcagcgacatcggctggttcacactggagaaagagcgttcatgtgctttgagtgtgggaacggattcgctcatttacccgatctgcagaaacaccagcgcgttcacactggagagagaccattcatctgcttggtgtgtgggaaaggatttatgcagttatccaatctgtcaaaacacaaagtcactcacagcaatgagagaccctttaaatgctctgactgtgggcgtgatttcaaaagctctcgggaactgatgattcaccagcgcattcacactggggagagaccattcagctgctctcactgctcaaagagatttagaacatcatcccacctgcggatacaccagcgaattcacactggggagagaccgttcacctgctctgtgtgtgggaagggattcactcagtcatccagcctgctgaaccacaatctcactcacaccaatgagagaccctttaaatgttctgactgtggaagtggtttcaaaagctctcgggaactgatgattcaccagcgcattcacactgaggagagaccgttcagctgctctcactgcacaaagagatttagaacatcatcccacctgcggcaacaccagtga